A part of Ziziphus jujuba cultivar Dongzao chromosome 8, ASM3175591v1 genomic DNA contains:
- the LOC107414720 gene encoding growth-regulating factor 4 isoform X1 has product MNTGSGGGGGETGMRSPFTVSQWQELEHQYLIFKYMMAGLPVPPDLVLPIQKSFESISHRFFHHPSMGYCSFYGKKVDPEPGRCRRTDGKKWRCSKDAYPDSKYCERHMHRGRNRSRKPVESQTMTQSSSTVTSLTVTGSSGGTGSFQSLPLSALGNTQGTGAGVATQSHYHMDSIPYGIPNKDYRYIQGPKPGVGEHSFFSDASGSNRSLHMDSSLDNTWPLMSSRVATFPASKSGENSILQNEYPQHSFFSGEFSSGDTVKQEGQSLRPFFDEWPKSRESWSGLEDERSNQTSFSTTQLSISIPMNSSDFSSTSSRSVHDS; this is encoded by the exons atGAACACTGGGAGTGGTGGCGGCGGTGGGGAAACCGGGATGAGGTCGCCTTTCACTGTGTCTCAGTGGCAAGAGCTGGAGCACCAATATCTGATCTTCAAGTACATGATGGCAGGTCTGCCTGTGCCTCCTGATCTTGTGCTTCCCATACAGAAGAGCTTTGAGTCAATTTCTCATAGATTCTTCCACCATCCCAGCA TGGGTTATTGTTCCTTCTATGGGAAGAAGGTGGACCCGGAACCGGGTCGATGCAGGAGGACTGACGGCAAGAAGTGGAGATGCTCCAAAGATGCTTACCCGGACTCCAAGTACTGTGAGCGCCACATGCACCGTGGCCGCAACCGTTCAAGAAAGCCTGTGGAATCACAAACTATGACACAGTCATCATCCACTGTGACATCACTGACTGTCACCGGAAGCAGTGGTGGAACTGGGAGTTTCCAGAGCCTTCCATTAAGTGCCCTTGGTAATACCCAGGGCACAGGTGCTGGGGTTGCCACTCAATCACATTATCATATGGACTCCATTCCTTATGGAATCCCAAACAAAGATTATAG GTATATCCAAGGACCTAAGCCTGGGGTCGGCGAGCATAGTTTCTTCTCTGACGCTTCTGGAAGCAACAGGAGCCTTCATATGGACTCATCACTGGACAACACATGGCCTCTGATGTCATCCAGAGTTGCTACGTTTCCAGCATCAAAGTCAGGTGAAAACTCCATCTTGCAGAATGAATATCCTCAACATTCATTTTTCAGCGGGGAATTTTCCTCGGGGGACACTGTGAAACAGGAAGGGCAATCTCTCCGACCTTTCTTCGACGAGTGGCCTAAAAGCAGGGAGTCTTGGTCTGGTCTTGAGGACGAGAGGTCGAACCAGACCTCATTCTCCACAACTCAGCTTTCAATATCTATTCCAATGAATTCGTCCGACTTCTCTTCAACAAGTTCACGGTCCGTACATG ATAGTTGA
- the LOC107414720 gene encoding growth-regulating factor 4 isoform X2, whose product MNTGSGGGGGETGMRSPFTVSQWQELEHQYLIFKYMMAGLPVPPDLVLPIQKSFESISHRFFHHPSMGYCSFYGKKVDPEPGRCRRTDGKKWRCSKDAYPDSKYCERHMHRGRNRSRKPVESQTMTQSSSTVTSLTVTGSSGGTGSFQSLPLSALGNTQGTGAGVATQSHYHMDSIPYGIPNKDYRYIQGPKPGVGEHSFFSDASGSNRSLHMDSSLDNTWPLMSSRVATFPASKSGENSILQNEYPQHSFFSGEFSSGDTVKQEGQSLRPFFDEWPKSRESWSGLEDERSNQTSFSTTQLSISIPMNSSDFSSTSSR is encoded by the exons atGAACACTGGGAGTGGTGGCGGCGGTGGGGAAACCGGGATGAGGTCGCCTTTCACTGTGTCTCAGTGGCAAGAGCTGGAGCACCAATATCTGATCTTCAAGTACATGATGGCAGGTCTGCCTGTGCCTCCTGATCTTGTGCTTCCCATACAGAAGAGCTTTGAGTCAATTTCTCATAGATTCTTCCACCATCCCAGCA TGGGTTATTGTTCCTTCTATGGGAAGAAGGTGGACCCGGAACCGGGTCGATGCAGGAGGACTGACGGCAAGAAGTGGAGATGCTCCAAAGATGCTTACCCGGACTCCAAGTACTGTGAGCGCCACATGCACCGTGGCCGCAACCGTTCAAGAAAGCCTGTGGAATCACAAACTATGACACAGTCATCATCCACTGTGACATCACTGACTGTCACCGGAAGCAGTGGTGGAACTGGGAGTTTCCAGAGCCTTCCATTAAGTGCCCTTGGTAATACCCAGGGCACAGGTGCTGGGGTTGCCACTCAATCACATTATCATATGGACTCCATTCCTTATGGAATCCCAAACAAAGATTATAG GTATATCCAAGGACCTAAGCCTGGGGTCGGCGAGCATAGTTTCTTCTCTGACGCTTCTGGAAGCAACAGGAGCCTTCATATGGACTCATCACTGGACAACACATGGCCTCTGATGTCATCCAGAGTTGCTACGTTTCCAGCATCAAAGTCAGGTGAAAACTCCATCTTGCAGAATGAATATCCTCAACATTCATTTTTCAGCGGGGAATTTTCCTCGGGGGACACTGTGAAACAGGAAGGGCAATCTCTCCGACCTTTCTTCGACGAGTGGCCTAAAAGCAGGGAGTCTTGGTCTGGTCTTGAGGACGAGAGGTCGAACCAGACCTCATTCTCCACAACTCAGCTTTCAATATCTATTCCAATGAATTCGTCCGACTTCTCTTCAACAAGTTCACG ATAG